One part of the Arthrobacter tumbae genome encodes these proteins:
- a CDS encoding serine/threonine-protein kinase, translating to MQLPPPPGRMPAPATPSERAGAVRRIGDPAGEVLDDRYTVGALLGSGGMAEVRRGHDRVLDRDIAIKLFRGQPDARLTDRERAEAQLLAGLDHPGLVKVHDVGYSPVAGWVVMDLVDGPDLHRLLRNGPLGVEQTWAIGHDVARALAYVHAKGITHRDVKPSNVLTRDAEPSSGRFGYVLTDFGIARRVDSDRLTATGETIGTAAYFSPEQARGEAVGASTDIYALGLVLLECLTGEPAFEGRGLETALARLHRSPEIPAAVNPAWRDLISRMTAGTGGERPTAAEVATILATQRNAFHADAHAATEVRAAPDGRVATDERAATDERAAEDSPSTQAFNPTRRAFVLGVNEQSTQRPVPSEHHQAPANRKPAQRNRRWWVAGAVVVVLVLVVLGTVLTGLFNQAPGPEPLPSVPGIPGERLSELYESVQP from the coding sequence ATGCAGCTTCCACCTCCGCCCGGCAGAATGCCCGCTCCGGCCACGCCTTCCGAACGTGCCGGGGCTGTGAGGCGCATCGGCGACCCGGCAGGCGAAGTGCTGGATGACCGCTATACGGTTGGCGCCCTGCTTGGCAGCGGCGGTATGGCCGAGGTTCGCAGGGGCCACGATCGGGTGCTGGACAGGGATATCGCCATCAAACTTTTCCGTGGCCAGCCGGACGCACGGCTCACTGATCGCGAGCGCGCCGAGGCGCAGCTGCTGGCAGGCCTGGACCATCCCGGACTGGTCAAGGTTCACGACGTCGGCTACTCACCGGTTGCCGGTTGGGTGGTCATGGATCTGGTCGATGGACCGGACCTTCACCGGCTCCTGCGCAACGGGCCGCTCGGAGTGGAACAGACGTGGGCGATCGGCCACGATGTTGCGCGGGCTCTCGCGTATGTGCACGCAAAGGGCATTACGCACCGCGACGTCAAACCGTCCAATGTGCTGACCCGCGACGCCGAACCTTCCTCCGGGCGCTTTGGGTACGTCCTGACTGACTTCGGCATAGCCCGCAGGGTGGACAGCGACCGGCTCACTGCGACCGGTGAGACCATCGGCACCGCAGCATACTTCAGCCCCGAACAAGCCCGCGGTGAGGCGGTTGGCGCTTCCACGGACATTTACGCCCTGGGCCTTGTGCTGCTCGAATGCCTTACCGGGGAACCTGCCTTCGAGGGGCGCGGGCTTGAGACAGCGCTTGCCCGTCTGCACCGCTCTCCCGAAATCCCGGCAGCGGTGAATCCCGCGTGGCGGGACCTCATCTCACGCATGACGGCGGGAACCGGCGGTGAACGGCCGACAGCGGCAGAGGTTGCGACCATCCTGGCCACTCAGCGGAACGCTTTCCATGCTGATGCGCATGCTGCTACTGAGGTTCGTGCTGCTCCTGATGGGCGTGTTGCTACTGATGAGCGTGCTGCTACTGATGAGCGTGCTGCCGAGGATTCACCGTCCACGCAGGCATTCAACCCCACCCGCAGGGCCTTCGTCCTTGGAGTGAACGAGCAGTCAACACAGCGGCCGGTGCCCAGCGAACACCACCAAGCCCCGGCTAACCGGAAGCCGGCGCAGCGGAACCGGCGCTGGTGGGTGGCGGGCGCCGTCGTCGTTGTTTTGGTTCTGGTGGTGCTGGGGACAGTACTGACAGGGCTGTTCAATCAAGCTCCCGGCCCGGAGCCATTGCCGTCCGTGCCCGGTATTCCGGGCGAGAGACTGTCCGAACTCTACGAAAGTGTGCAGCCATGA
- a CDS encoding mechanosensitive ion channel family protein — MEETLRNGLATVVEFVPKLLLFLVILIVGLLIAKAISKALDKLLERVGFDRVVERGGVKKALAKSSLDASDIIAKIVYYALVLFVLQFAFGVFGPNPVSDLLEGIIAFLPKIIVAIIIVIVAAAIAAAVKSLIQGTLGGLSYGKVLANIASIFILGIGIIAALNQVEIATTVTTPILIAVLAAIVGVIVVGVGGGLIKPMSQRWEHYLNRAEEEAPRVKAEAQSSPSASQQLKGKAQEAKANTRTTDTSGSHQVNRPDDPDAPRFR, encoded by the coding sequence ATGGAAGAAACACTGAGAAACGGTCTCGCGACAGTGGTCGAGTTCGTACCAAAGCTGTTGCTGTTCCTCGTCATCCTGATCGTCGGGCTGCTGATAGCCAAAGCGATCTCCAAGGCGCTGGACAAACTGCTCGAACGCGTGGGCTTTGACCGTGTCGTAGAACGCGGCGGCGTCAAGAAGGCGCTCGCCAAGTCGTCACTGGATGCCAGCGACATTATCGCCAAGATTGTCTACTACGCGCTGGTGCTGTTCGTACTCCAATTCGCTTTTGGAGTCTTCGGGCCAAACCCGGTCAGCGACCTGCTTGAAGGCATCATTGCGTTCCTGCCGAAGATCATCGTTGCGATCATCATCGTCATCGTCGCAGCCGCCATTGCAGCGGCAGTCAAGAGCCTCATCCAGGGCACTCTCGGCGGCCTCTCCTACGGGAAGGTCCTTGCGAATATCGCGAGCATCTTCATCCTCGGCATCGGCATCATCGCGGCGCTGAACCAGGTAGAGATAGCCACCACGGTGACCACACCCATTCTCATCGCCGTACTGGCCGCGATTGTCGGCGTGATTGTGGTCGGCGTTGGCGGCGGGCTCATCAAGCCCATGTCCCAGCGCTGGGAGCACTACCTCAACCGGGCTGAGGAGGAAGCACCGCGGGTAAAGGCTGAAGCCCAGTCCTCGCCGTCGGCCTCCCAGCAGCTCAAGGGCAAGGCACAGGAAGCCAAGGCAAACACCCGGACCACTGACACCTCCGGAAGCCACCAGGTGAACCGTCCGGATGACCCGGACGCTCCCCGGTTCCGTTAG
- a CDS encoding SDR family oxidoreductase, with protein sequence MTVLIAGCGDLGTQAGLYFAAAGRRVVGWRRSAGKLPPQIEGTSVDLTGELPAIPADTDVVVIALTADGRTEAAYRATYYDGTANLLAALARDGIVPRRIVFVSSTAVYGNDDGGWIDENTPPSPSTATGAVLRETEELLTERAPQSVLLRLSGIYGPGRTRLIDQVRNGKTQSGGAPHWTNRIHRDDAAAAITHLAGLETPARSYLGTDHEPALLGEVQTFIAAELDVPLPPDDAAGSAHPTSGKRCTNAQLSATGFTFTYPTYREGYRAVLQGSGIRHP encoded by the coding sequence ATGACTGTATTGATTGCCGGATGCGGCGACCTCGGCACGCAGGCAGGACTCTATTTTGCGGCTGCAGGACGGAGAGTTGTCGGATGGCGGCGGTCCGCGGGCAAGCTGCCGCCGCAGATCGAGGGAACCTCCGTTGACCTCACAGGCGAGCTGCCGGCCATCCCTGCGGACACCGACGTCGTGGTGATCGCGCTGACAGCGGACGGGCGAACCGAAGCCGCCTACCGCGCTACCTACTATGACGGCACGGCCAACCTGCTCGCCGCGCTCGCCCGCGACGGGATCGTGCCGCGACGGATCGTTTTCGTCTCCTCGACCGCTGTCTACGGGAACGACGACGGCGGCTGGATCGATGAGAACACGCCGCCTTCGCCGTCAACCGCCACTGGCGCGGTACTGCGGGAAACTGAGGAACTGCTCACTGAGCGCGCACCCCAGTCGGTGCTGCTGCGGCTTTCGGGTATCTACGGACCGGGACGCACGCGGCTGATCGACCAGGTGCGGAACGGCAAGACGCAATCGGGCGGCGCTCCGCACTGGACCAACCGGATCCACCGCGACGACGCCGCGGCGGCCATCACACACCTCGCCGGGCTTGAAACACCCGCCCGGAGTTACCTCGGCACGGACCATGAACCGGCGCTGCTGGGTGAGGTGCAGACGTTCATTGCGGCGGAGCTGGATGTGCCGCTTCCGCCCGATGATGCTGCGGGCAGCGCTCACCCGACCAGCGGCAAGCGCTGCACGAATGCACAGCTCTCCGCAACCGGATTCACCTTCACGTACCCGACGTATCGGGAGGGTTACCGGGCGGTTCTGCAGGGTTCGGGCATTCGACACCCCTGA
- a CDS encoding metallophosphoesterase family protein — protein MATRLLIIADTHVPKRARRLPPEVWEEAEAADVVVHAGDWVNVELLDELQHRARRLIGVYGNNDGADLRGRLPEIARTDIGGIRFAVIHETGAATGREKRMDAVFSDVDVLVFGHSHIPWDTTTPNGMRLLNPGSPTDRRRQPSCTFLTAQADDGALTDVCLRSVPARSPGQR, from the coding sequence ATGGCCACCCGGTTGCTCATCATCGCCGATACCCATGTGCCGAAGCGCGCCCGCCGCCTCCCGCCGGAGGTGTGGGAGGAGGCGGAGGCTGCCGACGTCGTCGTCCATGCCGGTGACTGGGTGAATGTGGAGCTGCTCGACGAACTGCAGCACCGTGCACGGCGCCTCATCGGCGTGTACGGGAACAACGACGGCGCCGATCTTCGCGGCCGCTTGCCCGAAATTGCCCGGACGGACATAGGGGGCATCCGGTTCGCAGTGATTCACGAAACCGGTGCTGCGACCGGCCGGGAGAAGCGCATGGACGCCGTGTTCAGCGACGTCGACGTGCTGGTCTTCGGCCACAGTCATATCCCGTGGGACACCACCACGCCGAACGGGATGCGGCTGCTTAATCCCGGCTCGCCGACGGACCGGCGGAGGCAGCCCAGCTGCACTTTCCTTACTGCCCAGGCCGACGACGGCGCCCTCACGGACGTGTGCCTGCGTTCCGTTCCAGCCCGGTCGCCCGGTCAGCGCTGA
- a CDS encoding S1C family serine protease, giving the protein MNDPENHPPKAKRLAAVAVVVCLALAGCTAADEPAQDSGTAAETTGETAGGTAGESDDGAGSPAATVADIPGIIDDVQPSVVTIFLESGGLGSGVIYTEDGLILTNEHVVRGAEEVQVAFADGQRVTGTVVATDVVTDLALVQADRTGLPAAEFQPELPEVGELAIVIGSPLGFENTATAGIISGLHREIPGSATNSQSLVDLVQTDAAISPGNSGGALVNGQGQVVGISEAYIPPQAGAVSLGFAIPAGTAVEVVEELLEDGSAEHAFLGLAPRTITPQIAQQLGVSVEEGVAVLAVEEGGPASEAGIQAGDIMVSLNGEPLASSEQLLAALRALNPGEAVTAELMRDGDTTETEIILGERPVENG; this is encoded by the coding sequence GTGAACGATCCTGAGAATCACCCGCCGAAAGCTAAGCGCCTGGCAGCCGTCGCCGTCGTTGTTTGCCTTGCGCTGGCGGGCTGCACAGCCGCGGATGAACCGGCGCAGGACTCCGGGACGGCCGCTGAAACCACGGGCGAGACGGCGGGTGGGACGGCTGGGGAGAGCGATGACGGCGCCGGCTCTCCGGCGGCCACGGTGGCCGACATCCCGGGCATCATTGATGACGTTCAGCCATCCGTGGTGACCATTTTCCTCGAAAGCGGAGGACTGGGGAGCGGTGTGATCTACACCGAGGACGGGCTGATCCTCACCAATGAACACGTGGTGCGTGGCGCGGAGGAAGTGCAGGTTGCGTTTGCTGACGGGCAGCGAGTAACGGGCACCGTGGTCGCCACCGATGTTGTCACTGACCTGGCACTTGTGCAGGCTGACCGTACAGGGCTTCCGGCCGCCGAGTTCCAGCCGGAGCTGCCGGAGGTGGGCGAGCTGGCGATTGTCATCGGCAGTCCGCTGGGTTTTGAGAACACGGCAACCGCGGGAATCATCTCCGGATTGCACCGTGAAATTCCGGGTTCGGCGACCAACAGCCAGTCACTCGTGGACCTGGTGCAGACAGATGCGGCCATCAGCCCGGGTAATTCCGGTGGAGCGCTTGTCAACGGCCAGGGGCAGGTGGTGGGCATCAGCGAAGCCTATATCCCGCCGCAGGCCGGTGCGGTCTCATTGGGCTTCGCAATTCCGGCCGGCACAGCCGTCGAGGTGGTCGAGGAACTCCTGGAGGACGGTTCGGCGGAGCACGCCTTCCTGGGCCTGGCTCCGCGCACCATTACGCCGCAGATTGCCCAGCAGCTCGGTGTGAGTGTTGAAGAGGGAGTCGCGGTGCTGGCGGTGGAAGAAGGCGGCCCGGCCAGCGAAGCCGGAATCCAGGCGGGAGACATCATGGTGTCCCTCAATGGTGAGCCGCTCGCCAGCTCGGAACAGCTGCTGGCGGCGCTGCGGGCGTTGAATCCCGGAGAGGCGGTGACAGCGGAGCTGATGCGCGACGGCGACACCACGGAGACGGAAATTATCCTTGGCGAGCGGCCCGTCGAGAACGGCTGA
- a CDS encoding transposase, which produces MTDLADIASGLYAQPQDEFTAARNARAKATDDLALAKEIRALRKPSASAWLLNMMAVHREDQLRQALTLGAAMREAQAQLDRSELKKLGTQRQQLIAALVRDGVALAEELGHPASSAAALEVEQTLRAAMADAGAAAAVATGRLTRPLEASGWEAVDLTGAVGGPFDAGGSFNSDGSLQSGGTGTGAADTKTEAEDDRVAGARADLEDAEDRSEEAESALKRARERVDQLDRDREALVAQVKELRKRIRALEQDIDVIDDDADDAVRERTEAERAVKESAREMERARKALEKLTR; this is translated from the coding sequence GTGACTGACCTCGCCGACATCGCGTCCGGGCTTTACGCTCAGCCACAGGATGAATTCACTGCTGCCCGGAACGCCCGCGCAAAAGCCACTGACGACTTGGCCCTCGCCAAGGAAATCCGCGCGCTTCGCAAGCCGTCGGCTTCGGCCTGGCTGCTGAACATGATGGCCGTCCACCGCGAAGACCAGTTGCGACAGGCGCTGACACTCGGGGCGGCGATGCGCGAGGCACAGGCACAGCTGGACCGGAGTGAGTTGAAGAAACTCGGAACCCAGCGTCAACAACTCATTGCTGCGCTGGTCAGGGACGGCGTCGCCCTGGCTGAGGAACTGGGGCATCCGGCAAGCTCAGCTGCTGCCCTCGAAGTGGAGCAGACCCTGCGGGCAGCAATGGCCGACGCCGGTGCTGCCGCCGCCGTTGCTACCGGCCGCCTGACCCGGCCGCTGGAGGCAAGCGGCTGGGAAGCGGTTGATCTCACCGGAGCGGTGGGTGGCCCCTTCGATGCGGGCGGCTCGTTCAACAGCGACGGCTCGTTGCAGAGCGGAGGCACTGGAACCGGGGCGGCTGACACGAAAACCGAGGCTGAGGACGACCGCGTTGCCGGTGCACGCGCTGACCTTGAAGACGCCGAAGACCGTTCCGAGGAAGCCGAGTCGGCACTCAAGCGGGCACGTGAGCGTGTGGATCAACTCGACCGCGACCGAGAAGCGCTCGTAGCCCAGGTAAAGGAACTGAGAAAGCGGATCCGCGCCCTGGAACAGGACATCGACGTGATTGATGATGACGCGGACGACGCGGTCCGCGAGCGCACGGAAGCTGAACGTGCGGTGAAGGAGTCAGCCCGCGAGATGGAGCGCGCACGCAAAGCGCTCGAGAAGCTCACCCGGTAG
- a CDS encoding MDR family MFS transporter, which translates to MDEVSEISPRDRLVISLLLVSAFVVILNETIMGVALPRLMDDLGITASAGQWLTTAFMLTMAVVIPITGFLIQRFNTRPVFLAAMTLFSLGTLVSAMAPGFEMLLVGRVIQAGGTAIMMPLLMTTVMTLVPPSSRGKTMGNISIVISVAPAIGPTISGVILSVLDWRWMFWLVLPIAIGSLVLGGIRIQNVTTPRRTPIDVLSVILSAFAFGGIVYGLSQFGEAAGGSGIPGWVPLAVGFVGLACFIARQLVLQRSDRALLDLRTFRSRTFTVSILVLAISMMALFGTIILLPIYLQDVLGLEPAAAGLMLLPGGLAMGLLGPVVGRVFDKHGPRVLVVPGALLVASAFWVLTLIDASTPIPLVLACHVTLSIGLAGMFTPLFTSALGSVRPQLYSHASAVVGTIQQLAGATGIALFVSVMTLQTGALMAAGTAEVPALAGGIRMAFLCGAIIFLFAVVAALFVRKPAAPAGPPSSSSSHDGEEAPAAPLAH; encoded by the coding sequence ATCGACGAGGTCAGCGAGATTTCTCCCCGCGATCGGCTGGTCATCTCCCTGCTCCTGGTGTCGGCCTTCGTTGTCATCCTCAACGAGACCATCATGGGGGTGGCGTTGCCGCGCCTCATGGATGACCTGGGGATTACTGCCTCGGCCGGACAATGGCTGACGACGGCGTTCATGCTCACCATGGCAGTGGTCATTCCCATCACGGGCTTCCTTATCCAGCGGTTCAATACGCGGCCGGTTTTCCTGGCGGCGATGACGCTGTTCAGTCTCGGCACCCTGGTGTCTGCCATGGCTCCGGGCTTCGAGATGCTGCTGGTCGGCCGCGTGATTCAGGCAGGCGGAACCGCGATCATGATGCCGCTGCTGATGACCACCGTGATGACTCTTGTGCCGCCGTCGTCGCGTGGCAAGACAATGGGCAACATCTCGATTGTCATTTCCGTGGCGCCTGCCATCGGTCCCACTATTTCCGGAGTCATCCTCAGTGTGTTGGACTGGCGCTGGATGTTCTGGCTGGTGCTTCCCATCGCTATCGGTTCGCTGGTGCTGGGAGGCATCCGCATCCAGAACGTGACTACGCCGCGCCGCACCCCGATCGACGTGCTCTCCGTCATCCTTTCCGCTTTCGCGTTCGGCGGGATCGTCTATGGGCTGAGCCAGTTTGGTGAGGCTGCAGGCGGATCAGGTATTCCGGGTTGGGTACCGCTCGCCGTCGGGTTTGTCGGGTTGGCGTGCTTCATCGCGCGCCAGCTGGTGCTGCAGCGCAGCGACCGGGCGCTGCTTGACCTGCGGACCTTCCGTTCGCGCACGTTCACCGTGTCGATCCTCGTGCTCGCCATCAGCATGATGGCGCTGTTCGGAACGATCATCCTGCTCCCCATCTACCTGCAGGACGTGCTCGGACTCGAACCAGCGGCTGCCGGCCTGATGCTGCTGCCCGGCGGGCTCGCCATGGGCCTTCTTGGTCCGGTGGTCGGACGCGTCTTCGACAAACACGGACCCCGCGTTCTGGTGGTTCCGGGCGCGCTGCTTGTCGCGTCGGCGTTCTGGGTGCTCACCCTGATCGATGCTTCCACTCCGATTCCGCTGGTGCTGGCCTGCCACGTGACTCTGAGCATCGGACTTGCCGGAATGTTCACGCCGTTGTTCACTTCGGCGCTCGGTTCAGTCCGGCCGCAGCTGTACTCACACGCAAGTGCCGTCGTCGGAACCATCCAGCAACTTGCAGGAGCCACCGGCATCGCGCTCTTCGTCTCAGTCATGACGCTGCAGACGGGTGCGCTCATGGCCGCCGGCACCGCCGAGGTGCCTGCTCTGGCAGGCGGAATCCGCATGGCCTTCCTGTGTGGAGCGATCATCTTCCTGTTCGCGGTGGTGGCCGCGCTCTTCGTCCGTAAGCCGGCGGCGCCGGCCGGCCCGCCGTCGTCGTCGTCGTCGCACGACGGCGAGGAGGCACCTGCCGCTCCGCTGGCACATTAG
- a CDS encoding GNAT family N-acetyltransferase, with protein sequence MVHFTPPPVLTTARLRLEPLGPEHIEGTWTGLENPESMRLTGTHAEFTRPQVESWLAGLAATEGRADWAIILVSDGSHIGEVVLNDYDAENSSLGFRIALNADSRFGQGYGTEATRAVVRHAFDVIGVHRIGLEVYAFNPRAQRAYEKCGFRVEGRLRDALLWNGERIDAVVMGMLATDPRP encoded by the coding sequence ATGGTGCACTTCACTCCGCCGCCGGTCCTGACCACAGCGAGGCTGCGCCTCGAACCACTGGGGCCGGAGCACATAGAGGGAACCTGGACGGGGCTGGAGAACCCGGAGTCGATGCGCCTGACCGGAACCCACGCGGAGTTCACGCGGCCACAGGTCGAGTCGTGGCTCGCGGGGCTTGCAGCGACCGAAGGCCGGGCGGACTGGGCGATCATCCTCGTCTCGGATGGTTCCCACATCGGTGAAGTGGTGCTCAATGATTACGATGCAGAGAACTCATCGCTCGGGTTCCGGATTGCGCTCAATGCCGACTCCAGATTCGGCCAGGGTTATGGCACCGAGGCGACGCGCGCCGTCGTCAGGCATGCTTTTGATGTTATCGGAGTGCACCGCATCGGTCTCGAGGTGTACGCGTTCAATCCGCGGGCCCAACGGGCTTACGAGAAGTGCGGATTCCGGGTTGAGGGACGGCTGCGGGACGCGCTGCTGTGGAATGGCGAGCGGATTGATGCCGTGGTGATGGGGATGCTCGCCACTGATCCGCGGCCCTGA
- a CDS encoding AAA family ATPase, whose product MSRILLTGMSGAGKSTLLEALALRGHRTVDTDYGGWILLDGKWDESRMSALLAENSALVIAGTVENQGRFYDRFEHIVLLTAPLEVLIERVSARTNNPYGRSPEDQAELRRNVVAVEPLLRARSSLELDGRRPVSELADEVEDLLSASTPTERPPTKRAPWHAPATRER is encoded by the coding sequence ATGTCTCGTATCCTCTTGACTGGCATGTCCGGTGCAGGCAAGTCAACATTGCTCGAAGCGCTTGCCTTACGCGGCCACCGGACGGTTGATACGGACTACGGCGGCTGGATTCTTCTCGACGGTAAGTGGGACGAATCTCGAATGTCTGCCCTCCTTGCAGAAAACTCAGCGCTGGTGATAGCCGGCACCGTCGAGAACCAGGGTCGCTTCTACGACCGGTTCGAGCACATTGTGTTGCTCACCGCACCTCTTGAAGTTCTGATCGAACGAGTCTCTGCCCGCACCAACAACCCCTACGGGAGATCTCCTGAAGATCAAGCGGAGCTACGACGTAACGTCGTGGCGGTCGAACCACTGCTTCGCGCGAGATCAAGCCTTGAACTCGATGGTCGCAGGCCGGTATCCGAACTGGCGGACGAAGTCGAGGATCTACTCTCAGCTTCGACGCCGACGGAGCGCCCTCCTACCAAGCGGGCTCCTTGGCACGCCCCTGCCACCCGCGAGCGATGA
- a CDS encoding HNH endonuclease signature motif containing protein: protein MGIGVGESLEDTFWVSLEDGYAQADATWPDELLEQAVFGEASDLDDSGVDDHARARIEDASPVGLVYRLEEGTSPHARQAALGGQGRGLAETLDLLRVADRLGAWVAARQASLTAEVFHQVHRSEIHDTGVRAAEIRRTEAAAAEAAEAAEAGAGASGAPGADVPGHAAGVAARAAVAGRVDAGFSFMLAVQEIAPLLRVPGKTASRLLGDALRLTEDLPATWEALDEGRISAVQAQVLVDESGCIPAEAVPGFEETVLGSAAGLTRPKLTRRCRRLREELHPESITVRKARAAKDREVLVQAEQDGMAWLNAYLPAEQAHGIFNRVDAAARSLQGPDEARTLAQLRADVFADVLTHTCTGDPKRGTGFRGIGATVFVTVPVMTLLGHSRTDWQKKPEDTTAGPATAGGPATATSTAAGSLDGSTGGPGSNADGKGSGATSGAFAPDVEGSARPDKVGVAVPDVAGCESGLLDGYGPIDPETARNLAGHAPSFTRILVHPETGAVLSVGRDRYRPPKHLQDWVRITNPTCLHPGCNRSSWSCDIDHITPWAHGGQTSLENLGPRCGLHHMLKTEGIWPAGTDDDGNHHVTSPGGKTYTIPPEPPPPF, encoded by the coding sequence ATGGGAATTGGGGTTGGTGAGTCGCTTGAGGACACCTTTTGGGTGAGTCTTGAGGATGGTTATGCTCAGGCGGATGCGACGTGGCCTGACGAACTGTTGGAGCAGGCCGTTTTTGGTGAGGCGTCGGACCTGGATGATTCCGGTGTTGACGATCATGCCCGCGCCCGTATAGAGGACGCATCCCCGGTCGGGTTGGTGTACCGGTTGGAGGAGGGAACGTCGCCGCACGCCCGCCAGGCGGCGTTGGGTGGGCAGGGCCGTGGTCTGGCTGAGACGTTGGATTTGTTGCGGGTGGCTGACCGGTTGGGGGCGTGGGTCGCTGCCCGGCAAGCCTCGCTGACTGCTGAGGTGTTCCATCAGGTCCACCGCTCGGAGATCCATGACACTGGGGTCCGTGCCGCTGAAATCCGCCGCACGGAAGCAGCTGCCGCCGAAGCCGCCGAAGCCGCCGAAGCTGGTGCTGGTGCTTCCGGGGCGCCGGGTGCTGATGTTCCTGGCCATGCTGCGGGTGTTGCCGCTCGTGCGGCGGTGGCGGGTCGGGTGGATGCCGGGTTTTCGTTTATGTTGGCGGTCCAAGAGATCGCACCGTTGTTGCGGGTGCCGGGGAAGACGGCGTCGCGGTTACTCGGTGATGCGTTACGGCTCACGGAGGATCTCCCGGCGACGTGGGAGGCCCTTGATGAGGGCCGGATCAGTGCCGTGCAGGCGCAGGTGCTTGTGGATGAGTCCGGGTGTATCCCGGCGGAGGCGGTTCCCGGGTTCGAGGAGACGGTGCTGGGAAGCGCTGCCGGGTTGACCCGTCCGAAGTTGACTCGGCGGTGTCGGCGGTTGCGGGAGGAACTGCACCCCGAATCGATCACTGTGCGTAAAGCTCGTGCGGCGAAGGATCGGGAGGTTCTGGTGCAGGCGGAACAGGACGGTATGGCCTGGTTAAACGCGTACCTGCCCGCGGAGCAGGCGCACGGTATTTTCAACCGGGTGGACGCCGCTGCCCGGTCGTTGCAGGGCCCGGACGAGGCGCGTACGTTGGCGCAGTTGCGTGCGGATGTGTTCGCTGACGTGCTGACCCACACCTGCACTGGGGACCCGAAACGGGGCACCGGCTTCCGTGGGATCGGAGCCACGGTGTTTGTCACCGTGCCGGTGATGACTCTCCTGGGCCACTCACGCACCGACTGGCAGAAGAAACCCGAAGACACCACAGCCGGTCCAGCCACAGCGGGCGGTCCAGCCACGGCAACCAGCACCGCCGCTGGATCCCTTGATGGCTCAACTGGCGGTCCGGGCAGCAACGCCGACGGCAAGGGAAGCGGAGCCACTTCCGGCGCTTTCGCCCCCGATGTGGAGGGCTCCGCTCGGCCGGACAAGGTTGGCGTCGCCGTCCCGGACGTTGCGGGTTGTGAGAGTGGCCTGTTGGATGGATATGGCCCGATTGATCCGGAAACGGCCCGCAACCTTGCCGGACACGCACCGAGTTTCACCCGGATCCTCGTTCACCCGGAGACGGGGGCGGTGCTCAGTGTCGGCAGGGACAGATACCGGCCGCCGAAGCATTTGCAGGACTGGGTGCGGATCACCAATCCGACGTGTCTTCATCCGGGGTGTAACCGGTCGTCGTGGTCCTGCGACATCGACCACATCACCCCGTGGGCACACGGCGGACAAACGTCGTTGGAAAACCTCGGGCCCCGGTGCGGGCTGCACCACATGCTCAAAACCGAAGGCATCTGGCCCGCCGGCACAGACGATGACGGGAATCACCACGTCACTTCGCCGGGCGGGAAAACCTACACCATCCCACCCGAACCACCACCACCCTTCTAA